One window from the genome of Anguilla rostrata isolate EN2019 chromosome 5, ASM1855537v3, whole genome shotgun sequence encodes:
- the LOC135254828 gene encoding tryptophan 2,3-dioxygenase B-like isoform X1 yields MSGCPFLGQKHKLFKNMLLLKEDEDESQRGINKASKGGIIYGEYLQLDKVMSAQVLQSELKGDKIHDEHLFIVTHQAYELWFKQILWELDSVRDIFRNEQVRDERNMLKVVSRIHRITMIFRLLVEQFAVLETMSALDFFDFRSYLTPASGFQSLQFRLLENKLGVADSLRVPYNRKHYRDNFRGDENEILLRSEKEPTLLQLVEKWLERTPGLETDGFNFWGKLKENIEAGFMIETEKIEQKPESETKQDMMDDLNKQKEVFASLFDEKRHDHLLSKGERRLSYKALQGALMIYFYREEPRFQVPFQLLSSLMDIDTLMTKWRYNHVCMVHRMIGSKAGTGGSSGYHYLRSTVSDRYKVFVDLFNLATFLVPRAWVPKLNPSIHKFPYTAECYDSSYSSNEDSD; encoded by the exons ATGAGTGGATGTCCCTTTCTTGGACAGAAGCATAA ATTGTTCAAAAACATGCTCCTTCTGAAGGAAGATGAGGATGAATCGCAGAGGGGAATCAACAAGGCCAGTAAAGGAGGCATTATCTACGGCGAGTACCTACAa TTGGACAAGGTGATGAGCGCGCAGGTACTCCAGAGTGAGTTGAAGGGAGACAAGATTCACGATGAACACTTGTTCATTGTCACCCATCAAG cttatGAACTGTGGTTTAAGCAGATATTGTGGGAACTGGATTCAGTGagagacattttcagaaatgaacaA GTTCGAGATGAAAGAAACATGCTCAAAGTGGTGAGCAGAATCCACAGAATCACCATGATCTTCAGGCTCCTTGTTGAGCAGTTTGCAGTCCTTGAGACCATGTCTGCATTGGACTTTTTTGACTTCAG AAGTTACCTTACCCCGGCCTCCGGGTTCCAGAGCCTTCAGTTTCGCCTGCTGGAGAACAAATTGGGGGTTGCAGACAGTCTGAGGGTTCCCTACAATCGCAAACATTACAGGGATAACTTCCGGGGCGATGAGAATGAGATCCTTCTGAGGTCTGAGAAGGAGCCGACTCTACTGCAGCTGGTGGAG AAATGGCTGGAGAGAACTCCTGGACTTGAAACAGATGGTTTCAACTTCTGGGgtaaactgaaagaaaatattgaaGCAGGATTTATGATTGAAACAGAGAAAATTGAG CAAAAACCAGAGTCTGAGACAAAGCAAGATATGATGGATGATCTAAATAAGCAAAAAGAGGTTTTTGCATCCCTGTTTGATGAAAAACGGCACGATCATCTCTTAAGCAAAG GTGAAAGGAGGCTCTCGTACAAGGCTTTGCAAGGAGCGCTGATGATTTACTTCTACAG AGAGGAGCCCCGGTTCCAGGTCCCATTTCAGCTCCTGAGTTCCCTCATGGATATTGACACCCTCATGACGAAGTGGAGAT ACAATCACGTTTGCATGGTGCATCGAATGATTGGCAGCAAAGCTGGAACTGGTGGTTCATCTGGTTATCACTATCTGCGCTCCACAGTCAG tgaCCGGTACAAggtttttgttgatttgttcAACCTGGCCACCTTCCTGGTTCCACGCGCCTGGGTGCCCAAACTGAACCCCAGCATCCACAAGTTCCCCTACACTGCGGAGTGCTACGACAGCTCCTACTCTAGCAATGAGGACTCAGACTAG
- the LOC135254828 gene encoding tryptophan 2,3-dioxygenase B-like isoform X2, with protein sequence MSGCPFLGQKHKLFKNMLLLKEDEDESQRGINKASKGGIIYGEYLQLDKVMSAQVLQSELKGDKIHDEHLFIVTHQAYELWFKQILWELDSVRDIFRNEQVRDERNMLKVVSRIHRITMIFRLLVEQFAVLETMSALDFFDFSYLTPASGFQSLQFRLLENKLGVADSLRVPYNRKHYRDNFRGDENEILLRSEKEPTLLQLVEKWLERTPGLETDGFNFWGKLKENIEAGFMIETEKIEQKPESETKQDMMDDLNKQKEVFASLFDEKRHDHLLSKGERRLSYKALQGALMIYFYREEPRFQVPFQLLSSLMDIDTLMTKWRYNHVCMVHRMIGSKAGTGGSSGYHYLRSTVSDRYKVFVDLFNLATFLVPRAWVPKLNPSIHKFPYTAECYDSSYSSNEDSD encoded by the exons ATGAGTGGATGTCCCTTTCTTGGACAGAAGCATAA ATTGTTCAAAAACATGCTCCTTCTGAAGGAAGATGAGGATGAATCGCAGAGGGGAATCAACAAGGCCAGTAAAGGAGGCATTATCTACGGCGAGTACCTACAa TTGGACAAGGTGATGAGCGCGCAGGTACTCCAGAGTGAGTTGAAGGGAGACAAGATTCACGATGAACACTTGTTCATTGTCACCCATCAAG cttatGAACTGTGGTTTAAGCAGATATTGTGGGAACTGGATTCAGTGagagacattttcagaaatgaacaA GTTCGAGATGAAAGAAACATGCTCAAAGTGGTGAGCAGAATCCACAGAATCACCATGATCTTCAGGCTCCTTGTTGAGCAGTTTGCAGTCCTTGAGACCATGTCTGCATTGGACTTTTTTGACTTCAG TTACCTTACCCCGGCCTCCGGGTTCCAGAGCCTTCAGTTTCGCCTGCTGGAGAACAAATTGGGGGTTGCAGACAGTCTGAGGGTTCCCTACAATCGCAAACATTACAGGGATAACTTCCGGGGCGATGAGAATGAGATCCTTCTGAGGTCTGAGAAGGAGCCGACTCTACTGCAGCTGGTGGAG AAATGGCTGGAGAGAACTCCTGGACTTGAAACAGATGGTTTCAACTTCTGGGgtaaactgaaagaaaatattgaaGCAGGATTTATGATTGAAACAGAGAAAATTGAG CAAAAACCAGAGTCTGAGACAAAGCAAGATATGATGGATGATCTAAATAAGCAAAAAGAGGTTTTTGCATCCCTGTTTGATGAAAAACGGCACGATCATCTCTTAAGCAAAG GTGAAAGGAGGCTCTCGTACAAGGCTTTGCAAGGAGCGCTGATGATTTACTTCTACAG AGAGGAGCCCCGGTTCCAGGTCCCATTTCAGCTCCTGAGTTCCCTCATGGATATTGACACCCTCATGACGAAGTGGAGAT ACAATCACGTTTGCATGGTGCATCGAATGATTGGCAGCAAAGCTGGAACTGGTGGTTCATCTGGTTATCACTATCTGCGCTCCACAGTCAG tgaCCGGTACAAggtttttgttgatttgttcAACCTGGCCACCTTCCTGGTTCCACGCGCCTGGGTGCCCAAACTGAACCCCAGCATCCACAAGTTCCCCTACACTGCGGAGTGCTACGACAGCTCCTACTCTAGCAATGAGGACTCAGACTAG